A portion of the Manihot esculenta cultivar AM560-2 chromosome 2, M.esculenta_v8, whole genome shotgun sequence genome contains these proteins:
- the LOC110608270 gene encoding conserved oligomeric Golgi complex subunit 5 yields the protein MASPAALQRSPLPSSTTPSSTASPFQRLSTLKNPSSSSPLLLTATAASPLDSFAKDPILSPFLSPSFSSTSFSSAALSSGSPASTAEHLHHAIRLLESQLRTEVLSRHTELLNQLSSLKHAEHALSTVRSAVSSLQSSVRRVRSELSKPHTSILSKTIQLSNLHSTAEFLQHMIRAFRLSKKLRDLISASESGPEKLDLAKAAQLHCEILNMCNEYDLMGIDCIDEELNRVKEIGERLRDEAMKVLERGMEGLNQAEVGTGLQVFYNLGELKVTVEQLVNKYKGIGVKSVSVALDMKAISAGGGGGGYGPGGIRGSGTPQIGGGARAREELWQRMGTCMDKLHSVVVAVWHLQRVLSKKRDPFTYVLLLDEVIKEGDSMLTDRVWEALVKAFGSQLKSAFTASSFVKEIFTVGYPKLFSLIENLLERISRDTDVKGVLPAISLEGKEQMVQAIEIFQTSFLALCLSGLSDLVNTVFPVSSRGSVPSKEQISRIISRIQEEIEAVQLDGRLTLLVLRVIGKALLLLAERAEYQISAGHEARQIMDPATPVQVKNFALCQHLQEVHTRVSSMIVGLPTIAADVLSLSLGAIYGVARDSVTPLFKAMVDCLESCILQMHEQNFSCPGMDAAMDNNASPYMEELQKCILHFRSEFLSRLLPPSANSTAAGAETMCTQLVRSMASRVLVFFIRHASLVRPLSESGKLRMARDMAELELAVGQNLFPVEQLGPPYRALRAFRPLIFLETSQLEASPLLQDLPPSVILHHLYSRGPDELQSPLQRNKLTPLQYSLWLDSQVENQIWKGIKATLDDYAVKVRSRGDKEFSPVYPLMLQLGSSLTENAPVSQKP from the exons ATGGCTTCACCGGCAGCACTGCAAAGGTCTCCACTTCCTTCTTCCACCACTCCCTCGTCTACGGCATCCCCTTTCCAACGCCTCTCTACCTTAAAAAATCCCTCCTCTTCCTCCCCTCTTCTACTCACCGCCACCGCTGCTTCCCCCTTAGATTCCTTTGCCAAGGACCCTATTCTCTCCCCTTTTCTCTCTCCTTCCTTCTCATCCACTTCCTTCTCCTCTGCCGCCCTTTCTTCTGGCTCCCCCGCCTCCACTGCCGAACATCTCCACCATGCCATCCGTCTCCTCGAATCTCAACTCCGCACTGAAGTCCTATCTCGTCACACCGAACTCCTCAACCAATTATCATCTCTCAAGCATGCTGAACATGCTCTCTCCACCGTTCGATCTGCTGTATCCTCCCTTCAGTCATCTGTCCGCCGTGTACGATCGGAGCTTTCCAAACCCCACACGTCCATACTGTCCAAAACCATTCAACTCTCCAATCTCCATTCTACCGCGGAGTTTTTGCAACACATGATCCGTGCTTTCCGACTCTCTAAGAAGCTCCGTGATCTGATATCGGCATCGGAGTCAGGGCCCGAGAAGCTGGATCTGGCCAAGGCAGCGCAGCTCCATTGTGAGATTTTGAATATGTGCAATGAATATGACTTGATGGGGATTGATTGCATAGACGAAGAGCTCAATCGGGTTAAAGAAATTGGCGAAAGATTGCGAGACGAGGCAATGAAAGTTCTGGAGAGAGGAATGGAGGGACTGAATCAAGCTGAAGTTGGTACAGGATTGCAAGTGTTCTATAATTTGGGAGAGCTAAAGGTTACTGTGGAACAGCTGGTGAATAAGTACAAGGGAATTGGGGTGAAGAGTGTGAGTGTGGCGTTGGATATGAAAGCCATCTCTGCTGGAGGTGGCGGTGGTGGATATGGGCCAGGAGGGATAAGAGGGAGCGGAACACCGCAAATTGGAGGAGGGGCGAGGGCCAGAGAAGAGCTCTGGCAGAGGATGGGAACGTGTATGGATAAATTGCACTCCGTAGTGGTTGCTGTCTGGCATTTGCAGAGGGTCTTGTCCAAAAAAAGAGATCCGTTTACGTATGTCTTGTTGCTTGATGAAGTTATCAAG GAAGGTGATTCCATGTTGACCGATCGAGTTTGGGAGGCACTTGTGAAAGCTTTTGGAAGCCAACTGAAGTCTGCTTTCACCGCATCAAGTTTTGTTAAGGAGATATTTACTGTGGGATATCCAAAGCTCTTCTCACTGATAGAGAATCTGTTAGAAAGGATCTCACGAGATACAGATGTCAAAGGGGTTTTGCCAGCCATCAGCTTGGAAGGGAAAGAACAGATGGTTCAAGCTATTGAGATTTTCCAGACATCTTTCTTGGCTTTGTGTTTAAGTGGCCTTTCAGATCTTGTAAATACTGTTTTCCCAGTGTCTAGCCGAGGAAGTGTTCCCTCCAAAGAACAAATCTCTCGAATTATATCACGCATTCAGGAAGAAATTGAAGCTGTTCAGTTGGATGGGCGTTTGACTCTTCTTGTTTTGCGTGTAATTGGCAAGGCTTTGCTTCTGCTTGCAGAACGAGCTGAATACCAG ATCTCTGCTGGTCATGAGGCTCGCCAAATTATGGATCCAGCAACTCCAGTACAAGTCAAGAACTTTGCATTATGTCAGCATCTACAAGAAGTTCACACACGCGTATCATCTATGATTGTTGGACTGCCCACTATAGCTGCAGATGTATTATCTCTCTCACTGGGTGCAATTTATGGGGTTGCTCGTGATTCAGTCACACCTTTGTTCAAAGCAATGGTTGACTGTCTAGAGTCATGCATCTTGCAAATGCATGAACAAAACTTCAGTTGTCCTGGCATGGATGCTGCAATGGACAATAATGCTTCCCCTTACATGGAGGAGTTACAGAAGTGCATTCTTCACTTTCGTAGTGAGTTCTTGTCGCGGCTGTTACCACCTTCTGCAAATAGCACAGCTGCGGGAGCAGAAACTATGTGCACCCAGCTTGTACGAAGCATGGCATCACGGGTTTTAGTATTCTTTATTAGGCATGCTTCTCTTGTAAGACCTCTTTCAGAATCAGGTAAACTCAGAATGGCTAGAGACATGGCTGAGCTGGAGTTAGCTGTAGGCCAAAACTTGTTCCCAGTTGAACAACTCGGTCCACCCTACAGAGCTCTCCGAGCATTTCGGCCTCTTATTTTCTTGGAGACGTCTCAACTGGAAGCATCCCCTCTTCTTCAAGATCTGCCGCCAAGTGTCATACTGCATCACCTTTACTCCCGAGGCCCTGATGAATTACAGTCTCCTTTGCAAAGAAACAAACTTACACCTTTGCAGTATTCATTGTGGCTAGATTCTCAAGTTGAGAATCAGATTTGGAAAGGTATTAAAGCcacacttgatgattatgctgtGAAAGTTAGATCCAGGGGAGACAAGGAATTTAGCCCTGTGTACCCTCTTATGCTTCAGTTAGGATCCTCTTTGACGGAGAATGCTCCTGTGTCCCAAAAGCCTTAA
- the LOC110608400 gene encoding AT-hook motif nuclear-localized protein 16 yields MAGGADLTVPSVGSKSIMDPNQESDKGNYHQSSIEAILTAPKLPKAESFVSQAPAGQTIKRPRGRPAGSKNKPKPPIIVTRDSANALRAHAMEVTSGCDVSESLVNFARRKQRGICVLSGSGCVANVTLRQPTSSGAIVTLHGRFEILSLLGSILPPPAPPGIAGLTIYLAGAQGQVVGGGVVGALIASGPVVIMATSFMNATFDRLPLDEDESATIVQNQHYQNGRHHHHHHLDISDLYGVPQNLLTNGTLPPEIYSWAPGRTMTKS; encoded by the coding sequence ATGGCTGGAGGTGCAGATTTAACAGTCCCTTCTGTTGGATCCAAAAGCATCATGGATCCCAACCAGGAATCAGACAAGGGTAATTACCATCAATCGAGCATAGAGGCAATCCTCACCGCTCCTAAGTTGCCAAAGGCAGAGTCATTTGTTTCGCAGGCACCTGCAGGGCAGACCATCAAGCGACCTCGTGGGAGGCCTGCAGGCTCAAAAAATAAGCCAAAGCCACCAATTATTGTGACTCGAGATAGTGCAAATGCATTAAGGGCTCATGCAATGGAGGTCACCTCAGGCTGTGATGTGAGTGAGAGTTTAGTTAACTTTGCAAGGAGGAAACAACGTGGAATCTGTGTACTTAGTGGAAGTGGTTGTGTAGCCAATGTCACCTTACGACAGCCAACTTCATCTGGTGCCATTGTGACACTTCATGGCCGATTCGAGATACTCTCATTGCTTGGATCAATATTGCCACCGCCTGCTCCACCAGGAATTGCAGGGCTAACTATTTATTTGGCAGGGGCTCAAGGACAGGTAGTTGGTGGGGGAGTAGTTGGCGCACTCATTGCATCTGGCCCTGTTGTGATCATGGCGACATCTTTCATGAATGCTACTTTCGATCGTTTGCCATTGGATGAGGATGAAAGTGCTACAATCGTGCAGAATCAACATTATCAAAATGGTCGTCATCACCACCACCATCACCTGGATATTTCAGATCTCTATGGCGTACCACAAAATTTGCTCACCAATGGTACGTTGCCACCAGAAATATACTCGTGGGCACCAGGACGAACAATGACGAAATCCTAA
- the LOC110608386 gene encoding GDSL esterase/lipase At4g10955 has product MAEEEAHPYAFHVSGPRNVASLNWRDLINSNWKNENYKRTVIACFVQAVYLLELDRQENRTQENALAPMWWLRFKYKLTQKLIDERDGSIFGAVLEWDRSAAFADMILIRPSGAPKAVLALRGTLLKSSTIRRDIEDDLRFLACESLKGSVRFKVALEALKSVAESHGRCNVCIAGHSLGAGFALQVGKSLAKEGIYVEAHLFNPPSISIAISLRNIGEKAEFAWKKFKVMLPSNSESQATDDLGDKTSVALEKWVPHLYVNDSDYISCCYTDPDGSKDKNANMENIGHTNITNGQVAAKLFVMSKGKQKFLEAHGLEQWWSDDMQLQMALHDSKLISRQLKSLYNLPASQPTQVPE; this is encoded by the exons ATGGCAGAAGAGGAAGCACACCCATATGCTTTTCACGTTTCTGGGCCTCGAAATGTGGCTTCTCTCAATTGGAGAGACCTTATCAATTCCAATTG GAAGAATGAGAACTACAAGAGAACTGTAATTGCCTGCTTTGTTCAAGCAGTCTACTTGCTTGAGCTTGACAGACAAGAGAACAGAACACAAGAGAATGCCCTTGCTCCAATGTGGTGGCTGCGCTTCAAGTACAAACTGACCCAAAAGTTAATTGATGAAAGAGATGGATCAATATTTGGTGCAGTGTTAGAATGGGACAGATCTGCAGCATTTGCAGATATGATACTCATCAGACCTAGTGGAGCACCCAAGGCTGTTTTAGCACTCCGAGGAACACTACTCAAAAGCTCGACAATCCGAAGGGATATAGAGGATGACCTTCGTTTCCTTGCTTGTGAAAGCTTGAAGGGTTCTGTTAGATTCAAAGTAGCACTGGAAGCATTAAAATCAGTTGCTGAAAGCCATGGAAGGTGCAATGTCTGCATTGCAGGCCATTCCTTGGGTGCTGGCTTTGCTCTCCAAGTGGGAAAATCATTAGCTAAAGAAGGCATATATGTGGAAGCCCATTTGTTCAATCCTCCCTCAATTTCTATAGCCATAAGCTTGAGGAATATTGGGGAAAAAGCCGAATTTGCTTGGAAGAAATTTAAAGTAATGCTTCCTTCAAATAGTGAATCTCAGGCCACCGACGATTTGGGGGACAAAACTTCTGTAGCATTGGAAAAATGGGTACCGCATCTATACGTGAATGATAGCGATTACATTTCTTGCTGTTACACTGACCCTGATGGATCTAAAGATAAAAATGCTAATATGGAGAATATAGGTCATACAAATATTACAAATGGACAGGTTGCAGCCAAGTTGTTTGTCATGTCTAAAGGAAAACAAAAGTTTCTGGAGGCTCATGGCTTAGAACAATGGTGGTCTGATGATATGCAACTTCAGATGGCTCTCCATGACAGCAAGCTTATAAGCAGGCAGCTGAAATCCTTGTACAACCTCCCAGCTTCTCAACCAACGCAAGTGCCGGAATGA
- the LOC110608355 gene encoding pentatricopeptide repeat-containing protein At2g42920, chloroplastic, translating to MVPLCCSLAPLPTAISKFISHQTYLSMLDQNCNTMKDLQKLHAQLIKTGLAKHPIAASRLLAFCASSAGDINYAYLVFTQIQNPNLFIWNTIIRGFSQSSTPQIAIFLFMDMLLTSPIQPQRLTFPSVFKAYAQLNLASEGAQLHGRVIKMKLDNDPFIRNTILNMYANSGFLSEARKVFAGGIDFDVVAWNIMIMALAKWGLIDESRRLFDNMLSRNTISWNSMISGYVRNGRFIEALEMFRKMQEESIKPSEFTMVSLLNACACLGAIRQGEWIHDYMVKNKFELNAIVVTAIIDMYSKCGSINDALQVFKSAPKKGLSCWNATILGLAMNGQDNEAIQLFSVLESTNLKPDHVSFIGVLTACNHSGLVDKAKDYFLLMKEKYKVKPSIKHYSCMVDVLGRVGLLEEAEELIRNMPMDPDAIIWGSLLWSCCKHGNIEMANRVAKHLIELDSSESSSFVLMANVYAASSHFEEAIEQRLSMKEKQIEKEPGCSLIEVNGEVHEFVAGGRLHPKAKEIYHVLDALKLIIKETE from the coding sequence ATGGTGCCCTTGTGTTGTTCCCTTGCTCCATTACCAACTGCCATTTCCAAGTTCATCTCCCACCAAACTTACCTCTCCATGCTAGACCAAAATTGCAATACCATGAAAGACCTCCAAAAACTTCATGCCCAGCTCATTAAAACTGGTCTAGCCAAACACCCTATTGCCGCTAGCCGGCTGTTAGCCTTTTGCGCCTCTTCGGCCGGCGACATCAACTATGCTTACTTAGTCTTTACCCAAATTCAAAACCCAAATCTCTTCATATGGAATACCATCATTAGAGGCTTCTCTCAGAGCTCTACTCCTCAAATTGCTATCTTTTTGTTCATGGACATGTTGCTCACTTCGCCAATTCAACCTCAAAGACTGACCTTTCCTTCAGTTTTTAAGGCTTATGCTCAACTTAATCTTGCTTCTGAAGGAGCTCAGCTTCATGGTAGGGTGATCAAAATGAAACTTGATAATGATCCCTTTATTCGAAACACTATCTTGAATATGTATGCCAATAGTGGATTCCTGAGTGAGGCACGAAAGGTGTTTGCTGGAGGTATAGATTTTGATGTTGTTGCTTGGAATATAATGATTATGGCACTCGCTAAATGGGGATTGATTGATGAATCAAGAAGATTATTTGATAACATGTTATCGAGGAATACGATTTCTTGGAATTCAATGATTAGTGGGTACGTGAGAAATGGTAGATTCATTGAGGCATTGGAGATGTTTCGTAAAATGCAAGAAGAAAGTATTAAGCCTAGTGAGTTTACAATGGTGAGCTTGTTAAATGCTTGTGCTTGCTTAGGAGCAATTAGGCAAGGAGAATGGATCCATGATTATATGGTAAAGAACAAGTTTGAATTGAATGCTATTGTTGTTACAGCAATTATAGACATGTACTCCAAGTGTGGAAGCATTAATGACGCTCTTCAAGTGTTCAAGAGTGCACCCAAGAAAGGATTATCATGTTGGAACGCAACTATTTTAGGTCTAGCAATGAATGGTCAAGACAATGAAGCAATCCAATTATTTTCAGTGCTTGAGTCTACAAATTTGAAACCAGATCATGTCAGTTTTATAGGTGTCTTGACAGCTTGTAATCATTCTGGCTTGGTGGACAAAGCCAAGGATTATTTCCTCTTAATGAAAGAGAAATATAAGGTCAAACCATCAATAAAACATTACAGTTGTATGGTCGATGTGTTAGGCCGAGTAGGACTCCTAGAAGAGGCTGAAGAGCTCATAAGAAATATGCCTATGGATCCAGATGCCATCATATGGGGATCTTTACTCTGGTCTTGTTGCAAGCATGGAAATATAGAGATGGCAAATCGAGTAGCAAAGCATTTGATAGAGTTAGATTCAAGTGAAAGTTCAAGTTTTGTACTAATGGCTAATGTCTATGCTGCCTCTAGTCATTTTGAGGAAGCAATAGAGCAAAGGCTTTCAATGAAAGAAAAGCAGATAGAGAAGGAACCTGGATGTAGTTTAATTGAAGTAAATGGAGAAGTTCATGAATTTGTAGCAGGTGGAAGGCTGCATCCAAAAGCCAAAGAAATCTACCATGTATTGGATGCTCTGAAACTGATAATAAAGGAAACAGAATAG